aagtgcggtctctccaaatgcatcacccgttacctggtggccatggcagcggctgaTCTAATGGTCCTGATTAATGAAGTGATTCTGTATGAGATTAACGATGCTTATTTCCCAAATTCATTTCTGAGCTACACTCCGATTTGTAGTCTCAATCTCACCCTGTGTTATTCTTTCATTGACTGCTCTGTCTGGCTAACAGtggctttcacctttgatcgatttatcGCTATTTGTAACCAAACATTGCGAACAAAATATTGCACCGAAAAAACTGCAGCTGTGGTGATAGCAGTGGTGTGTTTCTTCAGTGTTTTAGAAAATGTTCCAATCTACTTTGTATTTGAACCTCGGAAAATAACTAACAATGTGCCATGGTTCTGCTATGTAAAATCAAGCTTCTACACCTCACCCTTATGGGTAACGTATTTGTGGTTGGAGTCAATTTTAACCCCATTTGCCCCGTTTGTTttgatcctgctgctcaatgccCTGACCATCAGGCACATTGTACTGGCCAATAGAGTGAGGAGGGGTCTCCAAGCAAACAACAATGTTCAGAATCACActgatccagagatggagaaccgaaggaaatccatgaTCTTACTGTTATCTTACAATTTTATACTATTATGGATGGTAAGTTTTATCGTGTTTATATGTGTGCAATTTACAGATACTCAATTTATGAAAGCAAATTATAAAGACTCTTTCACCATTGCGGAACAATCTGGGTATATGCTGAGGTGTTTGAGTTCTTGCACAAACACGTTTATTTATGCAGTGTCCCAGAGTAAGTTCAGAGAGGAATTGAAGAATGTGATCAGGCATCCACTGACTTTCATTACTAATTAAATCAAAAAAGTTAAATGATCCACAAACTAAAGTGGAACTACATCCATTGGAAACAGGCAGAAATTGTTCAACTAACATCTACAAACAGGAATCTCTAAAGGAAATGGAAGCTGCCACCTGTTCCCAATATTACATGTCATATTGTAGGTGATAAAATATGCTTGGGATATTATTAACTTTTGCCGATAGTTTAAGACAAGTGATGCCACATATGAACAAACAAATAAGATTTTTTCAGATGTGCACAACGGATTCTGCTGATAGACTTTGATGAGGAAGGATgagaggaggtgtgagtggagcatTAATGCCGGCGTGGATTGGTtgcaccgaatggcctatttctatgcTGAGTGTTCTATGTGATTCTATATCAAACCAGAGTCATATTTTCCCTTCCTATTTCAAATCATGCAAATTATAACACAATAAAATCTCGTTTTGTGACTGAATCACAGCAAACAAATCCCATCAAACGTTCCCAACATACACATTTTAGGAATGGTCGCTAATATCAATTCGGAGAGGGAAGCAGAGAACATTTCCCAAAATAATCGAAGGGAGCTGAGACAGAATGTAATGCCTGAAATTGCTGCCCTGACTGGGATCAGCAACCTCGGTTCCATCTGAGGGTGTAGATTTCGGGAACAAGTTTGGAAAGGAATTTTATAATGTTTATGAAAATAGCATTCAAGTTGCACAAAGTGGACAATCTAACTTTCATATTCAAATCTAGCAGCTCTTCCCGCCATCCGACCAACACCCTCTCCCAATCCCAGCAACAGCTGCTGTGAGAATCGTAAATCCTTTGGGAACAATCTGAAAGTACATCATCATTTTAATATAAGCCACACCAAAATTCATCGTTGAACAAATGGTGAAATATCCAAAAATGTGATGGTCATTAGGGGACTGTGCCCAATTTCTAAAACAACTTGGCTTCAGGCAGGGCTACTTCCCATTGACCGGAGGGGTGTTACAGGGTCCTGCTCCAATTACAGCTACGCGATCGGCGTGAAGTCGATTGTTTGCCCTCCAACTCCTTAAAATTTGATGAACATGAACTCACATAGCCCTTCCGAACGGCTACTGAGATGGTTATCCACATTTATCTTCCCCACACCCGGTATATATCAGAACAGagcctgtctccttcccctccgcccaCAGCCTGTTGATCTGAAATCCAACATCTCACCATAACAGCGGGGCAGCTCAGTTTTATACAACTTTCTGTGTGTATCTGTGAACGCTCTTCGATCTAATGTGCACCACGGAGCCTCCTTATATTGATATTATAAAAAATATAAATTAACAAACAAAAATATGATGAACCTAAAATAGAGGTTGTTCTCATCTACGGCTAATATGCAGTTATTTCTAAGGCAATCTGTGAACCTATAACGGAATGAACTCAGCTTCCTTTAGGAGTGCAGATTTcaaaatattttattttaaaatttcaTCATAATGATATATCTTAAGTTTGATTTTTGAACGTGAAATGTCCTGCTCCATAATTAGTAGGAGCAAATTGGCTCGTcttaatctgtttgttcaaatgaCTTTAACTGGTACTGAGCTTGAGCTTTTTCTCAGATCTTAATAGGACCTCATTTTGAAAGCAGAATATCTTGTGTCCCTAAAACTGAAACACAGTGTTGCTTCGCTCCGAAAACAGGACAGCCAGTAATAACAGATAGAAAGTATATACTGTCCTGTTCTTGCAAAAGTTGGAGTTCCGAATAAGCCGCTTATATTCAGTTAATATATATCTTCAGCAGTATTGACTGCCTCACTACCCCTGCTGTCGGTGTAATAATATTATTTGCTTgttttgatgtgattgatgtgcagACATTAATTACCAGCAGCAAATAAATAACAATTAGAAAACTAAAAGTTTCCGACATATTCCTAATGTAATAACCGGTCAGGCAGCACAATTTATTCTGAAACTTTAAATTAAACGGTTTAGTGGGGATTTCGATGCATTTGTAGATAGTCTTGTAATTTTATTTCGGAGCCAAATATTAGCATCGCAGCTTGGTTCTGGTTGGTTAATATAATTTCGTAAGTTCAGGGATGAGTTGAAGAATTACGAATAGTCGACGCCTGGCATAAATAAAGGATTCGCCGAATTTTAAAAAAGCAAAATGGTACATTAACTTTGGGAAATAGTACAAAAGGCGCCTTATGGAATTGCACGTCCATTATGCGTCCCGCCCAATTTTcccttccattgatttcaatggaaagagCAATCAGGCGCGGTACACAAAGGGAGCGAATTCGGTATCGTTCATTTTACACAatcgcccaaagttaaaattaATCAATTCCATCCCTCGACTATAAGAGATGCACTTCAATAGAAATGATATGTACACACAGGAATCGCCCGTCGAATTACTCACACTCAGTGGAAGCCGGAGATTCGTTTTTCCGAATTCGCCAGGCTGGTTTCCTCTTCAATTAAATTGAATAAATGGGGAAGAGAAGTCGGGATCGCTCACATTGAAAACCCTGGCCGTGCTATTTGGAGCTACAAATGGGGTATTCTCAATAAGAACTAATTCAATACTGGCACGGCCCCTGATGAGTGAGTaagttattttttattacatgacaTTCTGGGCTTCCCCTGCTATTCAGATCCGTAGGGCAATGGGTGAGCTTAGACACTGGCCAATGATGGCAGCGTTCTGACGTTCAGTAATGCCGGGACACGATATTTAGGTCGAGAGAATCGGATCTCGGGTCCAGGATTAAATGGCAGCAGTTGTGCAGTAGGTGTGCTGAGATTCTGAAGCACAAAGTACTTGCCGCGGGTTCTGCAGCGTTGCAGCAGCGGGTCTGAGGTGAATTAACActgagtgatgggaggtgggggggtTCGGTTTAGGCCGCACTGGGAATTGGGTATTGCGAGAATCAGCCCCTGGTGAAGCCTTTCCTTTGGCAGCACCGCAGAGGCAGAACATACAGTCTGTTGTAatcgggactggaatgtgatttctggtggggggaggaggaggaagtctCTGAGCCCATGGGTGGGAGTGGGAGGACTCCAGGATTTGGCAGCTGTTCGGTTGTTGGCCATGATGTGAAATGAACTGACTCGGAAATCTCTCTGTCGATTCTGAAGTCAGCGATTggaaagatagaaaacatagaaaataggtgcaggagtaggccaatcgcccCTTCGAGCCGCACCGTATCATTGCTTCTTTGAAAATGACGAGTTGTTATGACTTCAACAACAAATAACTGCTTAAACAGACAAATATTGTACAAATACATCATCGCTCAAAGTCTCATTTGATTTCAAAGTATCAATCGAAACCCTTTATTAGCATTAGATAATATTTTAAGAACTGTACAGACAATCATCATGTAACAATAATAAACTGAACAATGTAAGCAAAGAAGACGCGAGTGCTTTAGACATGGAGTATTCCCTGAGCCCGCTATCATTTTTACCGAAAAGAATGTGTTGAAAATATCTTCCTGATCAATTAACTTCAAAAATGTTTCCAATTGAGTTCATTTAAAAGTAATGTGAAATAAATGAATTAGttatacacagggttaaatacacttCAAAAGATTTTAAACTGAGCCGTCTGGCTGGAAACTGACGGATTGATCGACCGCCTGTTTCCTGCCCCCCCTGAGTATAATGGAGTATAATGGGGCGGCCGGTCCCATCCCGTCATTCCACCACTGGGCGTGTTGGGTTAAAACTTATTAAAGAATGAAATATCAAATCTGAATTGGACCAAAGGCACAGCTGGTGCAATCACTCAATTGGTCGTTATTAATGATTTTATAATTTCTACTATAATGCGAGAATGTGGGAATACAATGCCACAGTTGCTGACACACGGGCTTATCCTGAAGAGCTATGTTAACATTAGTGTCAGTGTAAAATGGACGGTATTGAATTGACATCCCATTAGACATTACAACTGATTTGTATTCCTTCCACTTGAAATAAATTCAAAATCGGGTGTTGTGTGTAATGGGCGACTAATTCGATATCCCCCATTTTACTCTGTCACCAGAAGTTAAAATTACCCCAAGGGCTTGATTGGGTGAATTTCTCTTCGATGGAAGTGAAACAGAGACAAAAGATAATTGGCTACCCGATTTATATTCTGCCCCATTTCCTGTTCCTTGACTTCAATGAAAACTAATGTCTGTGGGTATAAAAGGGTCCTGTTTCCGCCCGTAAATGGTCATTCACCTAATTGACCATTTGTTGGAGGTTTAATTCTCCATTTCATTCCTCGCTAATCTCCTAAATAACCAGAGTATCTGTTTGAACTGTAACCAGTGTTGCCTGAATAAGGACACATTGGCTTTGTTTTTCCTGTGTTTTGCACAATTGGTGAACTGAAAGATATCCGGAAACTAAAATGCCTCACCTGCCTCATAGGTCAAGATGAGAAGTAATTCCTTAAAAGGAACTAATTCCTGTGAACGTAATTTCAGGGGTTCAGTAAGGAAAAACCTTCGATAATCTTTGTAACAATCCCTTTAAAGTGCCAAAGATTACTAGCAGACCATTATTATGAGTTAGGTGGTACTGCCATGCAAAATCAATCTTCTATGGCATTCCCACATTGGAAGCATTTTTGTTGTTGGACACCATTTTATCCCTGTTGGTTCCATTTGTTTTGATTTTATTGCTCAATATTCTGACCATTAGATACGTTGCACTGGACAATAGAATGAGAAGGAGTTTCCGAGGGAACAACAATGGTGAGAATCACATTGATACAGAACTGAAGAAAATCTATCCGTTTACTTCTGTCCACATTTATGGAGGGACATTTTCCTATATTACATAAATGTGCAATTTATATTAAGATAACAATTATTCTGATCCTCTCACCATTATGGAAAAAACGGGATATTACGATTTGAATTAGAGTTCCTGCACAGACAGGTTTGTttatcagtgtctcagtggaaattcAGAGACGCATTGAAGACTATGATTAATTATCCTTGGTTGCAATTATTAAGCCAATTAAAGAGGTAATGACTTCATAGAATTAAATAAATTATATCCATCCAAGCTGAATATAGATGCTGCAGTATAAATAGTGTGCACACGCTCAAAGCTCATGTGGCATGGAAAATaatgcttcctctgttccaagcttGCTTCATGCACGACGCAGTACAGGAACTACCTAGACTGGACTCTTTTGTTGTACAAAAATGTGATTATTCCATCCTTAAATGGGAATCCTATAACGTATAATTGTATCATTCTGGTTGCTTGACAGCAATACATGTCATTCCATTTTGCTTTTTTAACAAATGATGCCCAGGCTTGGTGGAATTACAACAGAGACAGGGATACGCGCAGTTCTATTTGAAGGTATATCTCATGCCTCCCGTCTTGGAAGCTGAGATAGGGAACTGAATTGGTTATTACCGCGCCTTTGATAGATCAATATTTGCTCTACCTTCTCAAAAGACTGTGATCTTTGATGCTATTCGTCTGATATCTGCCGAAAACAAGTAAATCTAGCATTAAAAACGCCTGAGGCAGTCAGCTTAAGTCCTGAAAATACAAAATATTCAATAAAGTATGTTGTCTTTATATTCAGTATTGCAACTAAGCAAAATGTTGATTGTAAATATGCAAGCTTAATTATTTAGAAAGAATGAAGGGATTGAGGGAGGCCATTCCAGGGCATGGGCTGCAGGCTGTCTCAGGCATTGGAAAATTACATCGGGCGGGGTGCAAATCGGGCGACCCATCCGATTTCTGCCACATGGGGTAGGTTAAAATCTGGACTACCGGGCTCTAATGATGCAAGCTAAAACAATTTATTTACTTCCATATTACACGGGAGCTTTAACTATCATTTATTATGGTTATGGATTGAATACTGAAATATAATTCTCAATATTAGCAAACTAACACTGAAACCAACAAGTCTGCTGCTGTATATTTTTACAGTCTAATAATAATATTACCTGAACTCACTTTGTCCAGTTGTGAATGAGAATAAGGACTGCAATGAACAGTGGCTGTTTCTAGTTGAAGCATATATCACCTCTTAAAAAaggcaggtactgcagggaattcagggtcaGAGAGAAATCTCCGGATCGAGTTCCGATCACGTAAATGGGTCGCAGAGGAATTGCCCAAGTTATTTCTCGCAAAATTGGTCTGGGTTCTCAGTCTGTTCTTTCGCCTgtcgcaggagatcacatggtttgtttTGTGTATCTTTTTTCATGCAAGAAGTACCACAGTCGTATGGAAAAGTCTAAAAGTACCAGAGGGTTTCACCTGCCCGTCATTGTTCGTTTGTTCGTGTTATCTGAAGGAAAGTGGAAGTCACACAGCCCCGTGCTTCCAATATCGCTCAACGCAACCCGATTTGGAGTAGTATCTTAAGTTACCGGAGACATTGATGAGACCGAGATATCGAAGATGGTTGAATTTCCAAAGCAAGGTAATAtttgggaataaaaacagaaaatgctgtaaatctcagcgggtcaggcagcatctatggagagaaagcagaattaaTGTTTCGGGGTAACCCTAAATACTAACTGTACTTCTCTccccagatgctacctgacccgctgagatttccagcatttcctgtttttattccagattccagcatccacaatattttgctttaatATTTGGGAAGTTTGAACTGCACTGCTATTGAATATGAACCCCTGGGTCAAGAGGTCTCCATAAGGTttctgttggacattgagccaagTACAATATCCCTTGGCCTAACCTACCTTCACAGCGCCCATGTCCacaatacaaagctcggtggggaaGTGAGGTGCGAAGAGCAATTAAAGGGATTTAGACAGATGAATTAAATGGGCAATAAGGTgacagatgaagtaaaatgtggggaaatgtgagactatttactttggtaggaagaacagtaaaacagagtaatttttaaatggtgCGCAACTAGTAAACGTTGGTGTTCAGTGAAATTTAGGGGTCCTCGAGCTAATCTGAgtcaggacgttcttgctattgagggagtgcagcgatggttcagcagactgattcccgggatggctggcctgacatatgaggagagactggatcaactgggcctttatacattggagtttagaaggatgagaggggatctcatagaaccatataagattctgacgggattggacaggttagatgcaggaagaaagttcctgatgttggggaagtccagaaccaggggacacagtcttggatgaggggtaggccatttagaactgcgatggggagaaacttcttcattcagagtgttgccaacctgtggaattccctactgcagagagttgttgatgacagtttattggatatattcaagagggagttagatatagcccttacggctaaaggtatcaaggggtattgagagaaagcaggaaaggggtactgagagaatgatcagccatgatcttattgaatggtggtgcaggctcgaagggtggaatggccttcttctgcacctattatctatgtttctatgtttctatgtaaatacataaagttagcatgcagatacaggaaggcaaatggaatgttgacctttcttGCAAGGTGGCTGGAGTAAAAGATTAAGAATGTCTTGCTCCAATAGTACAGGggtttggtaaggccacacctggagtatcgtgcacagttttggtcgccttatctgaggaaggatacatgtGCCTTATCGTAGTGAaataaaggttcattagattgactgCTGGAATGAGGTGGTTGTCCTgtaatgagagattgagtagattgggcatatactctctggagtttagaagaatgagaggtgaatccattgaaacatatacaattctgattggGATTGACAGTGTTAAAGTCATGGCACATGCTcaggatgaggggtcggccatttaagactgagatgaagaattGCTTCACTAAGAGGGTTGTGATTGTTTCGAATTCTCCGCCCCAATTtactgtatatagaaacatagaaacatagaaacatagaaattagatgcaggagtaggccatacggctcttcgagcctgcaccaccattcaatatcatgtctgatcattcaacctcagtaccgatttcctgctttctctccataccccttgatccctttggcc
The DNA window shown above is from Pristiophorus japonicus isolate sPriJap1 chromosome 19, sPriJap1.hap1, whole genome shotgun sequence and carries:
- the LOC139230589 gene encoding probable G-protein coupled receptor 139, with the protein product MGQPVIIQIENIYYPILAIVGLPVNLVTIVILSRRKCGLSKCITRYLVAMAAADLMVLINEVILYEINDAYFPNSFLSYTPICSLNLTLCYSFIDCSVWLTVAFTFDRFIAICNQTLRTKYCTEKTAAVVIAVVCFFSVLENVPIYFVFEPRKITNNVPWFCYVKSSFYTSPLWVTYLWLESILTPFAPFVLILLLNALTIRHIVLANRVRRGLQANNNVQNHTDPEMENRRKSMILLLSYNFILLWMVSFIVFICVQFTDTQFMKANYKDSFTIAEQSGYMLRCLSSCTNTFIYAVSQSKFREELKNVIRHPLTFITN